AACCCGGCGCCATCAGTCCTTCCACCACCCAAATCTTTCCGGCCTGAACGCCCGCCTGTTTTACCAGGGTCTCTTTAATCGCAGAGGAACTCACCACCAGCCCTGCCATTTTTTTCAACGCGGGATGCCCTGTTTTTATATAGGCGGCATCATCCGGCACCAGCAAAAACTGGGGAATGTTGATTTTTAACAGGTCCTTTACATTTGCCAGCAGCAGGGCCCGGACATTATTTTTTTTTAGCAGATTTGGCAGGGTCCATTTCTTTTCCAGCGCCTGGCCCAGCCATCCCGACTGCTTTTTAGCAAGTGGTATTACCCGCATATCGCGGTGCAGCAGGGGTCCTTCTACAGTGGCAGCCGGTGAAAAAATCATCATTTCCAGGCCCGGCAAATACTGATGTAAAGAATTTATTATCAAGTTATTGAACCGATCAAAAACGAGATCTTTTTTTATATTGCGACTATAAATTGCTATTGACACTGCTGATTCCCGGATTCGTTGAAAATTCTGTTCAATTAAATCGATTTTGTCTATCTTTGTAATCAGCTGCAAAGGTATAACGTATCCAAATATTGAGCTTACATACATTTGAGCGATCCCAAATATTTTTATGGAATATAATACAACAAGAAATCATCTGACCATACGGGAGTATGGCCGAAATGTACAGAAGATGGTGGAATACATCTTAACCATTGAAGACCCCGAAAAAAGAAAGAAAAATGCCTATGCCGTTATCGAGTTAATGGGCATCCTGAACCCTTCGCTGAAAAACGTAGAAGACTACAAACATAAATTATGGGACCATCTTTTCCAGATCTCCGATTTTAAGCTGGAGGTGGATGCGCCCTATCCCAAGCCTACCAAAGAAGAGCTGAGCGCCAAGCCGGACCCGATCCCCTACCCTACCCGCAGCTCAAAGCTGGCACACCTGGGGGCGAACCTGGAAAGCCTGATTGAAAAAGCGCTGCAGGAAACGGACCCCGACAAAAAACAGGGCTTTGCCAACAGCATTGCGTATTACATGAAGCTGGCGTACAGCAACTGGCACAAGGAAATTGTACATGATGATGCCATACAAAGTGAGCTGAGTGATATTACCAACGGCCAGCTGGCCTTTACCAATACGCCTAGCGTAAAAGCGTTTCGCCCGGATAATAACAACGGTCGCGATAACAAAAGTAATTTTAACAAACGCAATAAGTTTCAGCCACGAAACGGGAACGGCGGCAATAACAACGGTAACAATAACCGCCGCAACAATAACAACAACGGCGGTGGCTTTAAAAAGAAGCGTTTTATTTAAGGTATTTAACTATTGATGCGCAAGCCCGGTTTAGCCGGGCTTTTTTATTGACCTCACCTTGCATTTTTCTGCATGTTCCCGGGCAACATGTTTTCTCCGAAGCTGAAACAGGATTAAAATCACCGGTCTGGCTAACCGCCTGTTTTTAATCGACGACATATTAAGCCGGCAGCCGCAGGATAAAAAAGGACATTTCTGAAAAAATGCTGATTTTTGACGCAGGAATCATCTGAACAATGAGTAAAAAGCTGGAGTGGCACTTGCTTGCCTTACATCCGAATGAATTGAATTTTAATGAAGAGAACCTGGCGGAAATCAAGATTGGCGGCAGGCATTTATGTATTGCACGGTTTCATAAAAAACTATTTGCCTGTGCAGCCAAATGCCCGCACGCAGCCGCTCCATTGGCAGGCGGATATGTAAATGTACAAGGTGATATCGTTTGCCCGGTACACCGGTACAAATTCAATTTGGAAACAGGGCGTAACACCACGGGCGAGGGTTACTTTTTAAAAACCTACCCGGTGGAAGAGCGGGAGGATGGCTGGTATGTGGGCATTGAAAGAGATAACTGGTTCGGGTTTTAGTTGCTACCGGTTATATTTCGCGCAGCAGCGCAAAGAAGCGGCGAACGCGAGGGTTGCCTTTCCTTCATCTTTAGTCTTGGAGCTTTGGCCGCTCATAAAGCTCATACCTCGCGCAGGTCCCCCGACCTGTGCGTATTTTGTTACTTGCCCCATCATTAAATATGTAATTAATTTTGTATATTTACGCTACAACTTATGAAAAGCAATAAGCAGTCGTTATAAATATACAGATAAGGATGGATGTTATTTTGTAATGGCCACCGTAGCAGACTGGGTGGATGTGTTTACCAGGGATATTTACCGGGATATATTATTAAACAGTTTAAGGTTTTGTCAAAAGCATCAGGGCCTGTTGATCTACGCATGGGTGCTTATGCCCAATCATTTTCACATGATTTGCTCTTTCAGGGAAAAAAATGCTGGAATGGTATTAAAGAATATTAAAAGTTTTACGGCCATAAGGATTATTGATGCAATTATTAACAACGAACATGAAAGTCGCAGAAACTGGATGCTGGATATTTTTGAAAAAAATGGAAACAAAAATAGATGCAACTATCGCTTTCAATTCTGGCAGCATGAAAATCACCCCATACTTCTGGATTCGGAGAAGAAATACCAGCAGCGGCTGAAACTATCTGCATCAGAATCCCGTAAGGGCCGGATTCGTTTTTGAGCCGGAGGATTGGAAATATAGCAGCGCTACTGATTATTACACGAACCTGAAAGGACTGCTGGTTCTTGATATTTGGTAGCGACTAAGTAACGCTTGTGCACAGGTCGGAGACCTGCGCAAGAAAAGATGATTCCATAACTCCACAATTCGCGCAGGTCTCTGACCTGTTCGGGCCTGTTACTTGATCGTTTCAGTGAATTGGACTATTCCGTAAGGGCGGGTTTTGTTTTTGAACCGGAGGATTTGAAATATAGTAACGCTGTGATTATTACGCGAACTTGAAAGGCTTGCTGGTTCTTGATATTTGGTAGCGACTAAGTAACGCTTATACACAAGTCAGAGACCTGCGCAAGAAAGGGGGCACTCATAAAACGATTATACACTGTTTACTTTTTTAGATAATTAGGCGCCGGAGTAGCCCAATAACCCAGATTGTGTTGTACGTTGAAATTGGTAGTGTCCCGGTAAATAGATACTTTGGAATTTACAGATTTAAAGCCGTTACCGCCAGTAACGGGTTTGCCTGAATTGATAAAGCTGACGAATCTGACGGGCTTTACTGTGCCCCCGTTTGCGGTAATATCTACCGCCGCCATTGCTGAGGGCTGAAAGCTGGATTGCTCTTTATATTTTGTATGGCCGTTTAAAGACTGCCACCAATGCAGATCTTCTCCAAACATAGAAGTGTGCGCCTTCCACAATACAACGCTTTTGCCGTTTACGGCCGCCGGCACCCGTTGCTCCCCAATAAAATCGGTTGCGCCATTACTTTTATTGGTCACCCATAAGCCCCACCATTTGCCAAGACTGTCTTCGCCACTGGGGCCCTGCTTCAGCTCAAACCGGTATTGCTGCCCCGGCGTCCAGTTGTATTTATACATGATCTGATAGCCACCACTTTCATCATTGGCAGCATTTACCATTCCTTTCGATTTTCCGCCATTAGAACCCCAGATGGAAAAGTTGATCACTTTTCCCTGGAACGAATTTTTGAAAATTCCATTTGTTTGAAAACCCGCATAGCCGCTACCAACGTTTCCGGTAGCATTAACCAGCGAAAAATTATAGGCATAGTAATGTAATAAACCCTGCTTTGCCAGGCTTGGCGGGGGATCCGCAACCGGTACAAAAGTCCATTCCAGGCTCGCATAGCCTTCCCCGGCAGGAAAATACCAATCGCTATAAGTGCCACCCGGACTGTAATATACAGGCTCGCTGCTTTTTGATGTATCGCTGTTTTGGGCAATCACCGTTACTCCTGGCAATAAACAAACCTGGAACAATAGAAAAATCAAGCGCTTTTTAGGACTCATCGTTATGTGTTGCTGGAATTAGAAATTATAGCCGGCCGCTGTGATCACTGCCCTGTAACTGCCGCCTCATCCAGCATCCAGATGGTTTGCCCTTTCTGCGGAGCTACGCCCTGCACCGGGTAAAGGTATTTGGCGTTCTTTGCAAAGATCTTCTTGAGGATGGGGTATTTGTTGGCATCACCCACCAGCAGCATCACTTCTTTACTTTTATTGATAAGCGTATAGGTAAAACTGATGCGCCAGGTTTGTTTGCTTTCTACCCATACTTCTTTTACCAGTCGCTTTGTTTCGGTTAAGATAGTCGTGCCCGGGAACAGGGAGGCCGTATGCCCATCATCACCCATGCCCAAAAGAGTCAGGTCGAACTGAGCGTTTCTTCCAAGGATGGCTTTTACGCTGGCTTCATATTCCTGTGCGCACTTTGCAGGTTCGCCTTTTGTGGGGGTGATGAAAATATTTTTCCGGGGAATCTTAACATGATCCAACAGTGCCAGGCGGCTCATCTTATAATTGCTTTCATCACTGGTGGGGGGTACAAAACGTTCATCACTCCAGAAGACGAGTACGTTCTTCCAATCGATATTATTACTGAAGGCCGGTGTGGCCAGTATTTCAAACAATCTTTTGGGCGTACTGCCACCGGAAAAAGCTACGGTAAAACGACCGTTGGCCGCGATGTTTTTTGCAGCGGCACTTACAAAATGATAAGCCGCAGCAAGGCTT
The sequence above is a segment of the Niabella agricola genome. Coding sequences within it:
- a CDS encoding DUF4290 domain-containing protein; amino-acid sequence: MEYNTTRNHLTIREYGRNVQKMVEYILTIEDPEKRKKNAYAVIELMGILNPSLKNVEDYKHKLWDHLFQISDFKLEVDAPYPKPTKEELSAKPDPIPYPTRSSKLAHLGANLESLIEKALQETDPDKKQGFANSIAYYMKLAYSNWHKEIVHDDAIQSELSDITNGQLAFTNTPSVKAFRPDNNNGRDNKSNFNKRNKFQPRNGNGGNNNGNNNRRNNNNNGGGFKKKRFI
- the pgl gene encoding 6-phosphogluconolactonase produces the protein MSNPIQLVWKDKEALSLAAAYHFVSAAAKNIAANGRFTVAFSGGSTPKRLFEILATPAFSNNIDWKNVLVFWSDERFVPPTSDESNYKMSRLALLDHVKIPRKNIFITPTKGEPAKCAQEYEASVKAILGRNAQFDLTLLGMGDDGHTASLFPGTTILTETKRLVKEVWVESKQTWRISFTYTLINKSKEVMLLVGDANKYPILKKIFAKNAKYLYPVQGVAPQKGQTIWMLDEAAVTGQ
- a CDS encoding DUF3472 domain-containing protein; this translates as MSPKKRLIFLLFQVCLLPGVTVIAQNSDTSKSSEPVYYSPGGTYSDWYFPAGEGYASLEWTFVPVADPPPSLAKQGLLHYYAYNFSLVNATGNVGSGYAGFQTNGIFKNSFQGKVINFSIWGSNGGKSKGMVNAANDESGGYQIMYKYNWTPGQQYRFELKQGPSGEDSLGKWWGLWVTNKSNGATDFIGEQRVPAAVNGKSVVLWKAHTSMFGEDLHWWQSLNGHTKYKEQSSFQPSAMAAVDITANGGTVKPVRFVSFINSGKPVTGGNGFKSVNSKVSIYRDTTNFNVQHNLGYWATPAPNYLKK
- a CDS encoding Rieske (2Fe-2S) protein, which gives rise to MSKKLEWHLLALHPNELNFNEENLAEIKIGGRHLCIARFHKKLFACAAKCPHAAAPLAGGYVNVQGDIVCPVHRYKFNLETGRNTTGEGYFLKTYPVEEREDGWYVGIERDNWFGF